TTAGATGCCCGGATTCGCTGATTCATTCAGTGGTTCCGTGTCTGCACGTGGTAAAAAGATCCTTAAAGTCTCAACAAAAAATCATTGCCAAGTTATTTGACAAACCCGGATCCGGAACGGGTCCGGGCAAAATGAAAAGGAAAGGAAAAAATGCTGACAGCACTTTGGATAGCGATACCGCTGGTATGTCTGGGACTGGGTTTCTTTTTCGGATACCTGCTGCACAAGAAAATGGGGGAAGCCAGGCTCGGCGACGCCCAGAAGCTGGCCGAGAAGATGATCAACGAGGCCCAGCGGGAGGCGGCCACTTACAAGAAGGAAGTCCAGGTCCAGGCCAAGGAAGAATGGTACAAGCTCAAGAACAACTTTGAAAAAGAGACCCTGAGCAGGCGCCACGAGCTGAAGGATACCGAGAACCGGATACTGGAAAAGGAAAAGCAGAACGACCGCAAGGTGGACATCATTAGCCGCAAGGAGCGGGAGGTGGAGGTGCGGGAGCGGGAGTTGGTGGCCAAGGAGCGGGTGATCCGGGCCAAGGACGAGCGGCTGACCACCATGATCGACGAGCAGAACTCCAAGCTGGAGCAGATCGCCGGCCTGACCCAGGAAGAGGCCAAGAAGCAGCTGATGCAGAACCTGGAGGCCCAGGCCCGGCACGAGGCGGCCCAGCTGATCAAGACCATCCGGGACGAGGCCCGGGACAGCGCCGAGAAGGAGGCCAAGCAGATAATCGGGCTGGCCATCCAGCGCTATGCCGGCGAGCACACCGCCGAGACCACGGTCAGCGTGGTGCCCCTGGCCTCGGACGAGATGAAGGGTCGGATCATCGGCCGGGAAGGCCGCAACATCAGGGCCTTTGAGGCCGCCACCGGGGTGGAAGTGCTGATCGACGACACGCCGGAGGCCATCGTGATCTCGGGTTTTGACCCGGTGCGCCGGGAAATAGCCCGGCTGGGCATGGAGCGCCTGATCTCCGACGGCCGGATCCAGCCGGCCCGGATCGAGGAAGTGATCGAGAAGGCCAAGCAGGAAGTGGATCGCAGCATCCGGGAGGCCGGCGAGGGCCTGGCTTTGGAAGTGGGCGTGGCCGGGCTGCACTCCGAGCTGCTGGTGCTTTTGGGCCGCTTAAAATACCGCACCAGCTACGGGCAGAACGTATTGCAGCATTCTAAGGAAGTGGCCTTTTTGGCCAGCGTGATGGCCGGGGAGCTGGAGCTGGACCAGTCCATAGCCAAACGTTGCGGGCTGCTGCATGATATCGGCAAGGCGGTGGACCACAATATAGAAGGCACCCACACCCAGATCGGGATGGATTTGGCCAAGCGCTACGGCGAATCGGCCCTGATCATCAATTCCATCGGGGCCCATCACGAGGATATCGAGGCCACCTCGCTGTACTCGGTGCTGATCGCGGCGGCCGACTCCATCTCCGGAGCCAGGCCCGGGGCCCGGCGGGAATCGCTGGAGGCCTACGTCAAACGGCTGGAGAAATTAGAGGAATTAGCCTATTCCTTCAAGGGCGTCAGCAAGGCCTACGCCATCCAGGCCGGGCGCGAAGTGCGGATCATGGTTATCCCCGAGGACGTCAACGATTCCCGGGTCACCGAGATGGCCGGAGAGATCGCCCACAAGATAGAGCAGTCGCTGCAGTATCCGGGGCAGATTAAGGTCACCGTCATTCGCGAGACCCGCGGGGTGGGGTACGCCAAATAACAGGGAACAGATTTTAGGGACTGGATGACAGGGGAATACTGTAGTGATACGGTGGGTATGCAATCGTTTGGTCCATCGTATACCTATTGTTTCCCCATTGCATAACAATTGTGCCAAGTTATGAAAGTATTGTTTATCGGGGACGTCATCGGAAGCCCGGGGCGGAGCGCGGTCAAGCACATTCTGCCGGAGATCGTCCGGGAGCACGGGGTGGACTTCGTGATCGCCAACGGCGAGAACTCCGCGGCCGGCTTCGGGCTGACTATCGCGGTGGCCAAGGAACTCCTTGCCCTGGGGATAGACGCGCTGACCACCGGCAATCACCTGTGGGACAAGAAAGAGATAATGCCGCTGCTGTCCAGCGAGAAGCGGATCTTGCGGCCGGCCAACTATCCCGACCAAGCGGTGGGTTTTCCCTGGGGCGTTTATAAGGCAAAGAACGGCGCCCGGGTGGGCGTGCTCAATCTTTTGGGCCGGGTGTTTCTGTCCACCACGGATTGCCCCTTTAAGGTGGCCGACAAAGCGTTGAAAGAGATTAAAAAGGAAACAGATATCATCATCGTGGACATGCACGCCGAGACCACCTCCGAGAAGATCGCCATGGGCTGGTACCTGGACGGCCGGGTCTCGGCGGTGATCGGCACCCATACCCACGTGATGACCGCCGATGAGCGGGTACTGCCTTATGGCACGGCCTACATCACCGACGCCGGGATGTGCGGGGGATTCGACGGCGTGATAGGGATGGAGAAGGAAGGGATCATCAAGCGGTTTTTGGACCAGATGCCGGCCAAGTTCGCTCCGGCCGAGGGGGATGTGAGGTTCAACGGGGTGGTCACTGAGATAGACGAGAAAGCGGGACGTGCCCGCAGTATTGTAAGAATTCAAGTATCTTAAAACGGCAATAGTGCCCCAACGTTAAAAATGATTATAGTGGTCCCGGTTGCTTATAAGGTTAACATGATAATAAGTGCAAGCAGAAGAACTGATATACCAGCCTTCTATTCAGATTGGTTGATAAATAGACTCAATGAACGTTACGTTTTTGTTCGTAATCCATTCAATAACCATCAAATAAGTAAAATTGATTTAACACCCAATTTGATTGATGGCCTTGTTTTTTGGACAAAAAACCCTACGTCACTTATGAAAAGGCTAGATGAAATCAAGGATTATAAATATTATTTTCAATTTACGGTTACGCCTTATTCAAAGGAATTGGAACCAAAGATACCAAGTAAAGAAATAATAGTTCAAATATTTAGAGACCTTTCGCTTAAAATCGGGTCAGATTTTGTTATTTGGCGCTACGATCCTATCCTGCTCTCAAAGAAATACGATATAAAATTTCATCTTGACGCATTTAATGATATTGCTTCAAAATTAAGCGGTTATACAAAACGCTGTGTAATAAGTTTTCTGGATGATTACTTGAAAGTAATGCGACGGATGAAAGATTATAAAGTACAAAAACCAAATGGTCCAGAAAGGGATGAAATAGCTTCGAAGTTTTCAGCCATTGCT
The DNA window shown above is from candidate division TA06 bacterium and carries:
- the rny gene encoding ribonuclease Y: MLTALWIAIPLVCLGLGFFFGYLLHKKMGEARLGDAQKLAEKMINEAQREAATYKKEVQVQAKEEWYKLKNNFEKETLSRRHELKDTENRILEKEKQNDRKVDIISRKEREVEVRERELVAKERVIRAKDERLTTMIDEQNSKLEQIAGLTQEEAKKQLMQNLEAQARHEAAQLIKTIRDEARDSAEKEAKQIIGLAIQRYAGEHTAETTVSVVPLASDEMKGRIIGREGRNIRAFEAATGVEVLIDDTPEAIVISGFDPVRREIARLGMERLISDGRIQPARIEEVIEKAKQEVDRSIREAGEGLALEVGVAGLHSELLVLLGRLKYRTSYGQNVLQHSKEVAFLASVMAGELELDQSIAKRCGLLHDIGKAVDHNIEGTHTQIGMDLAKRYGESALIINSIGAHHEDIEATSLYSVLIAAADSISGARPGARRESLEAYVKRLEKLEELAYSFKGVSKAYAIQAGREVRIMVIPEDVNDSRVTEMAGEIAHKIEQSLQYPGQIKVTVIRETRGVGYAK
- a CDS encoding TIGR00282 family metallophosphoesterase, which gives rise to MKVLFIGDVIGSPGRSAVKHILPEIVREHGVDFVIANGENSAAGFGLTIAVAKELLALGIDALTTGNHLWDKKEIMPLLSSEKRILRPANYPDQAVGFPWGVYKAKNGARVGVLNLLGRVFLSTTDCPFKVADKALKEIKKETDIIIVDMHAETTSEKIAMGWYLDGRVSAVIGTHTHVMTADERVLPYGTAYITDAGMCGGFDGVIGMEKEGIIKRFLDQMPAKFAPAEGDVRFNGVVTEIDEKAGRARSIVRIQVS
- a CDS encoding DUF1848 domain-containing protein; this encodes MIISASRRTDIPAFYSDWLINRLNERYVFVRNPFNNHQISKIDLTPNLIDGLVFWTKNPTSLMKRLDEIKDYKYYFQFTVTPYSKELEPKIPSKEIIVQIFRDLSLKIGSDFVIWRYDPILLSKKYDIKFHLDAFNDIASKLSGYTKRCVISFLDDYLKVMRRMKDYKVQKPNGPERDEIASKFSAIAAKYNITMVTCAEEMDLSNYGIHHGRCIDDKLISELTKNNITVGKDKTQRKECGCVASVDIGAYNTCLNGCLYCYANLNAKIIINNYQRHNPKSPLIIGEVKPEDKIVLRKPMACFDEQRLLDI